One Chanodichthys erythropterus isolate Z2021 chromosome 10, ASM2448905v1, whole genome shotgun sequence DNA segment encodes these proteins:
- the nr2c2ap gene encoding nuclear receptor 2C2-associated protein isoform X1 translates to MAESLICNNTRSRVSSVLNRDVKQFGKKFMFDSNEETCWNSDQGESQWVVLEFPQSVKVSELRLQFQGGFSGKSCKLEGSAKEEDLKHILDLYPEDNNGLQSFPIRDAPLVQRLKIVFENSADFFGRVIVYTLDILGEKVL, encoded by the exons ATGGCAGAGTCATTGATTTGTAACAACACACGAAGCAG GGTGAGTTCTGTACTGAACAGAGATGTCAAACAGTTCGGAAAGAAGTTCATGTTTGACTCCAATGAGGAGACTTGCTGGAATTCTGACCAG GGTGAATCCCAGTGGGTTGTCTTGGAGTTCCCACAGTCTGTGAAAGTATCAGAGCTCAGACTACAGTTTCAAGGAGGGTTTTCAGGAAAGTCTTGTAAATTAGAAG GTTCTGCCAAAGAAGAGGATCTCAAACATATTTTAGACTTGTATCCAGAGGACAACAACGGTCTACAA AGTTTTCCCATTCGAGATGCCCCTTTGGTGCAGAGGCTGAAAATAGTGTTTGAAAACAGTGCTGACTTTTTTGGAAGAGTAATTGTTTACACATTGGACATTCTGGGGGAAAAGGTTTtgtaa
- the nr2c2ap gene encoding nuclear receptor 2C2-associated protein isoform X2, which translates to MAESLICNNTRSRVSSVLNRDVKQFGKKFMFDSNEETCWNSDQGESQWVVLEFPQSVKVSELRLQFQGGFSGKSCKLEGSAKEEDLKHILDLYPEDNNGLQISFHMSLWTFPVQWPSTPFCFLSIPGR; encoded by the exons ATGGCAGAGTCATTGATTTGTAACAACACACGAAGCAG GGTGAGTTCTGTACTGAACAGAGATGTCAAACAGTTCGGAAAGAAGTTCATGTTTGACTCCAATGAGGAGACTTGCTGGAATTCTGACCAG GGTGAATCCCAGTGGGTTGTCTTGGAGTTCCCACAGTCTGTGAAAGTATCAGAGCTCAGACTACAGTTTCAAGGAGGGTTTTCAGGAAAGTCTTGTAAATTAGAAG GTTCTGCCAAAGAAGAGGATCTCAAACATATTTTAGACTTGTATCCAGAGGACAACAACGGTCTACAAATATCCTTCCACATG AGTCTGTGGACATTTCCAGTGCAGTGGCCTTCTAcacctttttgttttctgtccATTCCTGGCCGATAG
- the rfxank gene encoding DNA-binding protein RFXANK, with translation MENRLDENHSTTLTNKQRGNEVTVRPATLDNLSIHQLAAHGEISQLEIHLSKDSSLLNTQDERGFTPLMWAAAFGEIMMVEFLLQKGADPRTLARERESALSLASAGGFADIVNILLQHDIDIDSYDWNGGTPLLYAVRGNHIKCVEALLRHGADITFEADSGYSPVALAVALGHKKVQKFLEDHILKLFRGPVSASENT, from the exons ATGGAAAACAGACTTGACGAGAACCACTCGACTACTCTGACCAACAAACAGCGTGGAAATGAAGTCACAGTCCGACCGGCCACTTTAGATA ACCTCTCGATTCATCAGCTGGCAGCCCATGGAGAGATTTCACAGCTGGAGATACATTTATCCAAAG ACAGCTCTCTGCTTAACACTCAAGATGAGCGAGGTTTCACACCACTAATGTGGGCTGCCGCATTTGGAGAGATAATGATGGTGGAGTTTCTCCTTCAGAAG GGAGCTGACCCGAGAACACTTGCTCGGGAACGAGAAAGTGCCCTGTCTTTGGCCAGCGCAGGAGGATTTGCAGATATTGTTAATATTCTCCTACAACATGACATTGATATTGATTCCTATGACTGG AATGGTGGGACTCCTCTTCTGTACGCGGTTCGTGGTAATCACATAAAATGCGTTGAAGCTCTCCTAA GACATGGGGCAGATATCACATTTGAGGCAGACTCCGGATACAGTCCTGTTGCCCTTGCTGTTGCATTGGGCCACAAAAAAG TGCAAAAATTTCTCGAAGATCACATTTTGAAGCTGTTTCGGGGACCGGTTTCAGCGTCTGAGAACACATGA
- the borcs8 gene encoding BLOC-1-related complex subunit 8 isoform X1 codes for MEDQEMQLKVKRVTDKFTESMYVLANEPSIALYRLQEHVRRSLPELVQHKTDMQSWEEQSQGAIYTVEYACSAVKSMTNSSLYFKNIDGLLRQAISLKEQMSSLQGRSDVKPAINLNDTPTHTSVTPP; via the exons atggaggATCAAGAAATGCagttaaaagtaaaaagag TGACTGATAAATTCACAGAGAGTATGTATGTGTTGGCCAATGAACCGTCTATAGCGCTTTATAGGTTACAAGAGCACGTCAGGAGATCCCTGCCAGAGCTCGTGCAACATAAG ACAGACATGCAGAGCTGGGAGGAGCAGAGTCAGGGAGCAATCTACACTGTTGAATATGCATGCAG TGCGGTTAAAAGCATGACAAATAGTAGCCTCTATTTCAAGAACATAGATGGTCTTCTGCGCCAAGCCATTTCACTGAAGGAACAGATGAGCAGCTTGCAAGGACGAAG TGATGTGAAACCTGCAATTAATCTAAATgatacacccacacacacttcAGTCACACCACCTTGA
- the borcs8 gene encoding BLOC-1-related complex subunit 8 isoform X2, whose product MEDQEMQLKVKRVTDKFTESMYVLANEPSIALYRLQEHVRRSLPELVQHKTDMQSWEEQSQGAIYTVEYACSAVKSMTNSSLYFKNIDGLLRQAISLKEQMSSLQGRRKRALDPGMLKDGGEKHSSGI is encoded by the exons atggaggATCAAGAAATGCagttaaaagtaaaaagag TGACTGATAAATTCACAGAGAGTATGTATGTGTTGGCCAATGAACCGTCTATAGCGCTTTATAGGTTACAAGAGCACGTCAGGAGATCCCTGCCAGAGCTCGTGCAACATAAG ACAGACATGCAGAGCTGGGAGGAGCAGAGTCAGGGAGCAATCTACACTGTTGAATATGCATGCAG TGCGGTTAAAAGCATGACAAATAGTAGCCTCTATTTCAAGAACATAGATGGTCTTCTGCGCCAAGCCATTTCACTGAAGGAACAGATGAGCAGCTTGCAAGGACGAAG gaAAAGAGCTTTGGATCCTGGCATGCTAAAGGATGGAGGAGAAAAGCACAGCTCTGGGATATAA
- the tmem221 gene encoding transmembrane protein 221, whose amino-acid sequence MTHSYSQRSLLVLTFLGILSAIMSVLSVILICQLQTQQAAIKHSPTFVSSEITAVLMPVSTVLSALSLTLNLSSVVVCLLHSYFATEICRGEPDTQRADWFLMDSRIVRHVTIGLFCLGVSVYLAAMSIYMLLVFEVETGIASVCVLSSGVLVLLLIVIHSLIRAAHTAKHFRREHTHTMYHNDPENSLGIHTSNLSITEKPRRQHSLASLHRHFINPAHIDPKSQYSPSNGPHVHSSDKDGYSGGGSGRTHRTLSTDSGLFHTQTKPWNGVNSEMRSILARKTTVKDSTLV is encoded by the exons ATGACGCATTCCTACAGTCAGCGTTCTCTCTTGGTACTCACGTTTTTAGGGATTTTATCCGCAATAATGTCCGTGTTATCCGTCATTTTGATTTGCCAGCTCCAAACGCAACAAGCTGCTATAAAACATTCGCCTACTTTCGTGTCGAGTGAGATCACAGCCGTGTTAATGCCCGTTTCTACGGTGCTCTCAGCCTTGTCCCTAACACTCAACTTGAGCTCAGTTGTTGTGTGTTTGCTTCACAGCTATTTCGCGACTGAAATATGCCGAGGAGAACCAGATACACAAAG GGCCGATTGGTTTCTAATGGATAGCAGGATTGTCCGGCATGTGACTATTGGGCTGTTTTGCCTTGGAGTTTCAGTTTACTTAGCTG CCATGTCCATTTATATGTTATTGGTGTTTGAAGTTGAGACCGGCATAGCCAGTGTGTGCGTGCTCTCCTCTGGTGTTCTCGTTCTGTTACTTATCGTTATTCACTCCCTAATACGGGCCGCACATACAGCCAAACACTTCCGCAGGGAACACACCCACACCATGTACCACAACGACCCTGAAAACAGCCTTGGAATCCATACGTCGAACCTAAGCATTACGGAAAAGCCAAGGAGGCAACACAGCTTAGCCAGCCTGCATAGACATTTCATCAACCCTGCTCACATCGATCCTAAATCGCAGTACTCACCATCCAACGGGCCTCACGTTCACTCTAGCGATAAGGATGGCTACAGTGGTGGTGGGAGCGGACGGACACACCGGACACTTTCGACAGACTCTGGCCTGTTTCACACACAGACAAAACCCTGGAACGGCGTCAACAGCGAGATGAGATCTATACTAGCACGCAAAACCACGGTCAAGGATTCAACTTTAGTATGA